In the Candidatus Omnitrophota bacterium genome, one interval contains:
- a CDS encoding bifunctional oligoribonuclease/PAP phosphatase NrnA — protein sequence MKATREILQAIKKHRRFLISTHVSPDPDGLSSELAMAMFLRKMGKQVVIVNEETVPVRYGFLPGAKMIRSCRAARIADYDAAIIVDCGDLGRIGPVGKLLRPDRLLINIDHHITNDLFGDLNLNDPSASSTAEVIYELFREGGASLTKDMAVLLYLGIMTDTGCFRYENTTSRTHEVAGHLLKFSFSISELYRRLYETVPLRDLQNFSRLLNHFEVFEKGRIVCLEVSKQMLRQFSDAIDLRDCVFKYLRTIAGVEVLVVLTEHRKNETRVNLRSQGGVDVARIASGFQGGGHPRASGCKIAGDLKAAKRKIISRIKQSL from the coding sequence ATGAAGGCAACCCGGGAGATTCTTCAGGCGATCAAAAAGCACAGGAGGTTTCTTATCAGCACGCATGTCAGTCCTGATCCCGATGGGCTTTCGTCCGAGCTGGCCATGGCCATGTTTCTCCGGAAGATGGGGAAGCAAGTCGTGATCGTGAACGAGGAGACCGTCCCGGTCCGTTACGGCTTCCTTCCCGGCGCGAAGATGATCCGTTCCTGCCGTGCGGCGCGAATCGCGGATTATGATGCCGCCATCATTGTTGACTGCGGCGATCTGGGGCGGATCGGCCCGGTTGGGAAACTGCTCCGGCCGGACAGGCTGCTTATCAACATCGACCACCACATCACCAATGACCTGTTCGGTGATTTGAATTTGAACGACCCCTCGGCGTCTTCGACGGCGGAAGTCATTTACGAGCTTTTTCGCGAAGGCGGCGCGTCCCTGACAAAGGACATGGCCGTTCTGCTCTATTTGGGCATTATGACCGATACTGGGTGTTTTCGTTATGAAAACACCACGTCCCGGACCCATGAAGTGGCCGGGCATCTTTTGAAATTCAGTTTTTCAATCAGCGAGCTTTACCGGCGCTTGTATGAAACGGTCCCGCTGAGAGATCTCCAGAATTTTTCCAGGCTTCTCAACCATTTTGAAGTTTTTGAAAAGGGGCGGATCGTTTGCCTGGAAGTTTCGAAGCAGATGCTCCGTCAATTTTCGGACGCCATCGATCTTCGGGATTGTGTTTTTAAATATTTGCGCACCATCGCAGGTGTGGAGGTCCTGGTGGTTTTAACGGAGCACCGGAAAAACGAGACGCGGGTGAACCTGCGCTCGCAGGGGGGCGTCGATGTCGCCCGGATCGCGTCCGGTTTCCAGGGTGGTGGACATCCGCGCGCCAGCGGCTGCAAGATTGCGGGGGACCTGAAGGCGGCCAAGCGGAAAATCATTTCCCGCATCAAACAATCTTTGTAA
- a CDS encoding acylphosphatase, with protein MPMVLAHIFYSGMVQGVGFRYTSHRIASDAGLKGWVRNLSDGRVELELEGARENVEEFMRRIDEHFSSYVRGKDITLHPASGQFREFKILP; from the coding sequence ATGCCCATGGTCCTGGCGCACATTTTCTATTCCGGCATGGTCCAGGGGGTTGGCTTCCGCTACACATCCCACCGGATTGCTTCGGACGCCGGGCTGAAGGGCTGGGTGCGGAACCTGAGCGACGGCCGCGTGGAATTGGAGTTGGAGGGGGCCAGGGAAAACGTCGAAGAATTCATGCGCCGGATCGACGAACATTTCAGCAGTTATGTCCGGGGCAAGGACATCACCCTCCATCCCGCCAGCGGCCAGTTCCGCGAATTTAAAATCCTTCCTTGA
- a CDS encoding RNA-binding S4 domain-containing protein, translated as MTMNPFSIHTETIELQQLLKAAGLCPTGGSAGQAIVDGLVRVDSRIERRKACKIHPGQRVEFDGAVLIVERKAV; from the coding sequence ATGACCATGAACCCTTTTTCGATCCACACCGAGACCATCGAGCTGCAGCAGCTGCTGAAGGCGGCCGGGCTTTGCCCGACCGGCGGCAGCGCCGGACAGGCCATTGTGGACGGCCTTGTCCGGGTGGACAGCCGGATCGAACGGCGCAAAGCCTGCAAAATTCACCCCGGACAACGGGTGGAGTTTGACGGCGCGGTCCTCATTGTCGAAAGGAAAGCCGTATGA
- the rbfA gene encoding 30S ribosome-binding factor RbfA, producing MERMERINELMKREISDMLQKEFQDPRFLRVTVTGVSVSRDLRYAKVLYTVLGEGNETEQIQENLSRVSGFVRKLVGERIRLRHIPEIQFVYDKSVDYSIHIEQMINEIHQQGNGSEKL from the coding sequence ATGGAGCGCATGGAACGGATCAATGAGTTGATGAAGAGGGAAATCAGCGATATGCTGCAAAAGGAATTCCAGGACCCCCGTTTTCTCAGGGTCACGGTGACAGGGGTCAGCGTGAGCCGGGATCTGCGTTACGCCAAGGTCCTTTATACGGTGTTGGGCGAGGGGAACGAGACAGAACAAATTCAGGAAAATCTCAGCCGGGTCAGCGGCTTTGTGCGCAAGCTGGTCGGCGAGAGGATCCGGCTCAGGCATATTCCCGAGATCCAGTTTGTTTACGACAAATCCGTGGATTACAGTATCCACATCGAGCAGATGATTAATGAAATCCATCAGCAGGGCAACGGGAGCGAAAAGCTCTGA
- a CDS encoding metallophosphoesterase family protein, translating into MRYGIFSDIHGNLEALEAVIRCLKSQNIDQWLCVGDVVGYGADPAGCIRRVRDLDAFCVAGNHDWAVLGNIQLEYFNPLAREAVLWTRGHLSDEDLDFLQRLPGRYHNQDLIMVHSTLPEPEDFDYLSNVPKATAMFRHFREPVCFIGHTHVPDIVKSEDGTVSFERERTLALKAGARYIVNVGSVGQPRDGDPRAAYGIYDAALRTLSIQRVSYDVELAQEKILKSGLPPWLASRLAHGQ; encoded by the coding sequence ATGCGATACGGAATTTTTTCAGATATCCACGGGAACCTGGAAGCGCTTGAAGCTGTTATCCGTTGCCTGAAATCGCAGAATATAGACCAATGGTTGTGTGTGGGAGATGTGGTCGGCTATGGGGCTGATCCAGCGGGATGCATCCGGCGGGTGCGGGACCTGGACGCGTTTTGCGTGGCAGGCAACCACGATTGGGCCGTCCTGGGAAATATCCAGCTGGAATATTTTAATCCGCTGGCCAGAGAGGCTGTCCTCTGGACGAGGGGGCATCTCAGCGACGAAGATCTGGATTTTCTTCAGCGTCTGCCCGGCCGGTATCACAATCAGGATTTGATAATGGTCCACAGCACGTTGCCGGAGCCGGAAGATTTTGATTATTTGTCCAACGTCCCCAAAGCCACGGCGATGTTCCGCCATTTTCGGGAACCGGTGTGTTTCATCGGCCACACGCATGTGCCGGACATCGTCAAAAGCGAGGATGGGACCGTGTCTTTCGAACGCGAACGGACCTTGGCCCTGAAGGCGGGCGCCAGGTATATTGTCAACGTCGGAAGCGTCGGCCAGCCGCGCGACGGGGACCCCCGGGCCGCGTACGGGATTTATGATGCGGCACTCCGGACTCTTTCCATTCAGCGGGTGTCTTATGACGTGGAGCTGGCGCAGGAAAAAATCTTGAAATCCGGACTGCCGCCCTGGCTGGCGAGCCGTTTGGCGCACGGGCAATAA
- the xerD gene encoding site-specific tyrosine recombinase XerD: MKALIDDFINFLSVERGLAQNTLVSYRRDLEKYTRYLAELKIASPDAVKRDHVTDFIYRLKQQKLSTPSICRNLAAVKMFHRYLVRERLSKEDPTTLVETPKIWQRVPDVLTQQEVQSMINASQGKGWQQIRDHAILELFYASGMRVSELANLNYEHINFDVGYVRCIGKGQKERIIPIGQKSRDAVEKYCRDVRGPALKTRPTAVLFLSRLGKKLSRQSIWKIIKFYARKANIKKVIKPHTLRHSFATHLLEGGADLRSVQEMLGHSDISTTQIYTHVDRERLKTIHKQFHPRG, encoded by the coding sequence ATGAAGGCGTTGATCGATGATTTTATCAATTTTCTCTCCGTGGAACGGGGGCTGGCCCAGAACACCCTGGTCTCCTACCGCCGTGATCTGGAAAAGTACACTCGATACCTTGCCGAATTGAAAATTGCGTCGCCGGATGCGGTCAAGCGTGACCACGTCACGGATTTCATTTACAGGCTCAAACAGCAGAAGCTTTCGACCCCGTCGATCTGCCGGAATCTCGCGGCGGTGAAAATGTTTCACCGCTATCTCGTCCGGGAGCGTCTCTCCAAAGAGGACCCGACAACCCTGGTGGAAACGCCCAAGATCTGGCAGCGCGTGCCGGATGTCCTGACCCAGCAGGAAGTCCAGTCCATGATCAACGCTTCGCAGGGCAAGGGCTGGCAGCAAATCCGCGACCACGCGATCCTGGAGCTTTTTTACGCCAGCGGCATGCGCGTTTCGGAATTGGCGAACCTGAATTACGAACATATCAATTTCGACGTCGGATACGTGCGGTGCATCGGCAAGGGACAGAAAGAGCGGATCATCCCCATCGGGCAGAAGTCCCGGGATGCGGTTGAAAAATATTGCCGCGATGTCCGCGGGCCTGCGTTGAAAACCAGGCCGACAGCGGTTCTGTTTTTGAGCCGTCTCGGCAAAAAATTAAGCCGGCAGAGCATCTGGAAGATCATCAAGTTTTATGCCCGGAAGGCCAACATCAAGAAGGTCATCAAGCCGCACACCCTGAGGCATTCGTTCGCGACCCATCTTTTGGAAGGGGGGGCGGACTTGCGCTCCGTCCAGGAGATGCTGGGGCATTCAGACATCTCCACGACGCAGATCTACACCCACGTGGACCGTGAACGGCTGAAGACGATTCATAAGCAATTTCATCCCCGCGGTTGA
- a CDS encoding DUF1318 domain-containing protein — protein sequence MKTIMTITMIVMLSAISFLSGLVPAAWAASYDIKEMTPEVKAALDSRRERFEQLRALKDQGAIGENNRGYVETLADDAEAKRVASAENKDRRLIYEAIVAQNNLAASELATVEKTFAQVQRGKADAGHKVQDASGNWATK from the coding sequence ATGAAAACGATAATGACCATCACGATGATCGTTATGTTGAGCGCGATATCTTTCTTGTCCGGGCTGGTTCCTGCCGCATGGGCGGCGTCCTATGACATTAAGGAAATGACCCCGGAGGTCAAGGCGGCCCTGGACAGCCGCCGTGAGCGTTTTGAACAGCTGCGCGCGTTGAAGGATCAAGGGGCCATCGGTGAGAACAACCGGGGATACGTCGAGACGTTGGCGGATGACGCCGAAGCCAAACGCGTTGCCTCCGCCGAGAACAAGGACCGCAGGCTGATCTACGAAGCGATTGTCGCGCAGAATAACCTGGCCGCAAGCGAACTGGCGACTGTGGAAAAAACCTTTGCCCAGGTCCAGCGCGGCAAAGCCGACGCCGGGCATAAAGTTCAGGATGCGTCCGGGAACTGGGCAACCAAGTAG
- the ligA gene encoding NAD-dependent DNA ligase LigA, protein MDKTKAVKEIERLSREIEEHNYRYYVLDQPKVADKEYDDLLKRLIRLEEQFPQLRSGNSPTQRVGTKVAAAAKPVTHRLKMYSLDNTYSVEELREWHDRVLKGLPGQAVEYVVELKIDGVSAALTYQRGEFVLGATRGDGIAGEDVTHNLRTVRSVPLKLKSSGRDPLPEILEVRGEVYMLRKDFEALNKERKKNEEEIFANPRNATSGSVKLLDSRVTARRNLQFFIHSFGLIERDMAVSSQWEFLAKAKQYGFSVNPHNRLCRSIGEVMDFYAEFQQRRSGLPYEVDGVVIKVNSFAQQGRLGATLKSPRWAVAFKFPASQATTTVRDIVIQVGRTGVLTPVSELEPVPCAGVTISRCTLHNFEEVERLGVRVGDRVLIERAGDVIPKVVKVVEPAHPRGKRVTVPLRCPECGGPVVKEKDGQVAYRCASPSCPKQLERRLIHFASRGAMDIEGLGESAVVQLLEKGFVKDLSDIYALKKEHLLRLKLFKDKKAEKLLSAIQKSKQQPLSRFLFGLGIVNIGEKASLVLARRFGTIDRVMAASADDLQAIHEIGRVMAESLAVFFLPASTRKLVEKFRRAGLGMKEPVKEIPVGELSGKKFVFTGELANRSRAQAAELVRRNGGEVLSSVSKSVDFIVTGENPGSKYAKARSLGVKIINEREFEEMIHEAN, encoded by the coding sequence ATGGATAAAACCAAAGCCGTCAAAGAGATAGAGCGCCTTTCCCGCGAGATCGAGGAACATAATTACCGTTATTATGTCCTCGACCAGCCGAAGGTTGCCGACAAGGAATACGATGATCTGCTCAAACGGTTGATCCGGCTTGAGGAGCAGTTCCCTCAGCTGCGGTCCGGGAATTCCCCCACTCAGCGGGTGGGGACCAAAGTGGCTGCCGCGGCCAAACCCGTGACGCACCGTCTGAAGATGTATTCCTTGGACAACACGTATTCCGTCGAAGAATTGCGGGAGTGGCATGACCGTGTCCTGAAAGGACTGCCGGGCCAGGCGGTGGAGTATGTCGTTGAATTGAAGATCGATGGCGTGAGCGCCGCGTTGACGTATCAGCGTGGTGAATTCGTTCTGGGTGCGACCCGCGGCGACGGCATCGCGGGCGAGGACGTTACACACAACCTGCGCACCGTCCGGTCCGTGCCGCTTAAGCTCAAATCGTCCGGCCGGGACCCCCTTCCTGAGATCCTCGAAGTGCGCGGCGAGGTCTACATGCTGCGGAAAGATTTTGAGGCCCTGAACAAGGAGAGGAAGAAGAACGAAGAGGAAATTTTCGCCAATCCCCGCAATGCCACCAGCGGTTCGGTCAAGCTCCTGGATTCGCGGGTGACCGCCCGGCGGAACCTGCAGTTTTTTATCCACTCTTTTGGGCTGATAGAAAGGGACATGGCGGTCAGCAGCCAGTGGGAATTTCTTGCGAAGGCGAAGCAATACGGATTCAGCGTGAACCCTCACAACCGTTTGTGCCGGTCCATCGGCGAGGTCATGGATTTTTATGCGGAATTTCAACAGCGACGCAGCGGGCTCCCGTATGAGGTGGACGGCGTTGTGATCAAGGTCAACAGTTTCGCCCAGCAGGGCCGGCTGGGCGCGACGCTGAAAAGCCCGCGATGGGCCGTGGCGTTCAAATTCCCGGCGTCCCAGGCGACCACAACCGTGCGGGACATTGTCATTCAGGTCGGGAGGACAGGGGTGCTGACCCCGGTGTCGGAACTGGAACCGGTTCCCTGCGCCGGTGTTACGATTTCGCGGTGCACACTCCATAATTTTGAGGAGGTGGAACGGCTCGGGGTCAGGGTCGGCGACAGGGTTTTGATCGAGCGGGCCGGAGATGTCATCCCGAAGGTCGTGAAAGTCGTCGAGCCGGCCCACCCGAGGGGGAAGCGGGTCACGGTCCCTTTACGGTGTCCGGAATGCGGAGGGCCGGTGGTGAAGGAAAAGGATGGGCAGGTCGCTTACCGGTGTGCCAGCCCGTCATGCCCCAAACAGCTGGAGCGCAGGTTGATCCATTTTGCCTCCCGGGGAGCCATGGACATTGAGGGACTCGGGGAGTCGGCGGTCGTACAGTTGCTGGAAAAAGGGTTTGTCAAAGACCTCTCGGACATTTATGCTTTGAAGAAGGAGCACTTGCTCCGCCTTAAGCTTTTTAAGGACAAGAAAGCGGAAAAACTTTTGTCGGCCATCCAGAAGAGCAAACAACAGCCGTTGTCGCGATTCCTTTTTGGATTGGGGATTGTGAACATCGGGGAAAAAGCCTCGCTGGTTCTGGCCCGCCGGTTTGGAACGATCGACCGGGTGATGGCGGCCTCGGCGGATGACCTCCAGGCCATACATGAGATCGGCCGCGTCATGGCGGAATCCCTGGCGGTGTTCTTCCTCCCGGCGTCCACCCGGAAGCTTGTCGAGAAATTCCGCCGGGCCGGCCTGGGAATGAAGGAACCCGTCAAAGAAATCCCGGTTGGGGAATTGTCCGGGAAGAAATTTGTTTTTACCGGCGAGCTGGCCAACCGTTCCCGCGCCCAAGCGGCGGAACTGGTCCGCCGGAACGGCGGTGAGGTCCTGTCGAGCGTGAGTAAAAGTGTGGATTTTATTGTCACGGGTGAGAACCCGGGGTCCAAATATGCCAAGGCCCGGAGCCTGGGCGTCAAGATCATCAACGAACGCGAATTCGAGGAGATGATTCATGAAGCGAATTGA